The nucleotide sequence CCAACCTGCCGTTGAACTTCACATTCTGGAAAACGGTTCGCAGACGGGACTTGTCCTGGAGCTCCATCTCCATCGCGCGGAGTTCGTTTTTCACGGGATCGATATCGAGAAAGATCCAAGGGATCTGTGACCGGGTTTTCCGGTCCTTCGGCTTGAGCGTGTATTGATGGATGCCCAAGGTCACACGGGATTCGATGATTTCAAAGGTCTGCTGGAAATTCTCCACCGTGTCGAACGCCCTGCCCGAGAGGAGTGAAAACCGGGCGGCCTGTGGCGAGTTGACTCCGGTCCTGCGGGCGGTTTTCGCGGCGGTGTCGACGAGGGTGAAGGTCTCTCCATCCGAAACGGCGAGTGTCTCCACCGGATCTCCCAACTGCCAGCGAACCTTGTCGGGTTTCGCGAATGAGATCCTGCCCTTGGTGGACACAGGGTTCTTGAGCGCGGGAAGTTTCCGCTCCTGGACGAAATCGGCATCCAGGGTGGTGATGGTGGCCTGCCGTTTCAACCAGGTTTCGAGCGGGCCGTTGTCCGCACGGGTCGTGGCGAGCAGGAGCAGGGAGATAAAGGGGATGAGGAGGCGCATGGTGGTTTTACGGATTCTTGCCGAGCAACATGCCGGCGGATTGCTGGTTGGCACCGGTGGCGGCGACAATGGCATTTTGAAACAGGCCGGATTCCAGGGCACTGACCGCCGCCACGGTCTGGAGAGCCGCGGAAATTCCCATGCCTTCTCCGAGGAGCATTCTCGGCGACCAGCGCGGACCTTGCCAGTCTTCCCACGCGACGGCATCCGGGCGATCGTAGCGCGGAATTCCCGCGCGCCCATCCACCAGCAGGGTTTTTCCATCATCGTCGGCACCAAGCCTGCGGCGGATCTCACAGGCCGCCTGCTCCCTGCCGGCACCCGCGAGGGAAACCGGATCAGGCAATCGCAGCAGTTCCACCGGGCCGCACGAGGCTTCGAGATAAACGGCCGCCCCACCTTCCGCCGGCAGATAATTTCTCGAGTAGTGGAGAAGGCCTTCCGAACTCAGCCAGTCGATTTCTTCACTGGCAACCACGAGGCAGCCGTCCACATCTCCGCGCACGATCCATTCGACGGCAAGATCGATCCCGCTCAGGAAACCGGTGCTGTCGCTGATGAGTGTGTCGTTCGGGGACACGCTGCCGATGAGGGCTGAGAGGTGACTGGAGGGGGCGTTGAAAACGGTCTCAGGGAAAAGAATGGGACTGGCCAGCGAGGGATCGGCGAGAGCCTCCGCGAAAAAGCGGTTCGAGTAATTCACGCAGCCGTTCGTCAGGGTGCAGATGACTCCGACGCGCAGATTTCCAGCAGCGACTTCCGCCAGGCGGTTTTCACCCAAGGCTTCCATTGCAGCGGCAGCGGCGAATTTCGAGATCGGACTGGTCCGGCGAAGGCGGGCGAACTTCGGAGTGGTCGCTCCCTCCGCCGGGACACGCAGGACAGGTGTCCGGATGATCTCATCCCCCACCGCGCGCTCCAGAAAGGAAGGCACCGGCTTTTCCCCGGCTTCAAGAAGCCGCATCATGGCAGCGACACCCCAGCCCGCGGGCGATACGGCACCACAACCGGTGATGGAAAGGGGAGTTCTCATGAGATTTCACCCTCCTTGCCGAAAACCAGCGTCGCATTCGCCCCACCGAAGCCGAACGAGTTCGTGAGCACCCGCCGCAAGGTGGCCTCGCGCGGGGTCTTTACCAGATCGAAGGTGCAAACCGCGTCCGCTTCCCGCACGTTCAGGCTCGCGGGCAGGAACTGGCCCTCCATCGCCAGCAGGCAGATGACAGACTCCACCGCACCCGCACCGCCCAGAAGGTGGCCGATGGCGGACTTGGTCGAGCTGACACGGATCTTCTCCACCAGGTCGCCCGCCCAGCGTTGGATCGCATTTCCTTCGGCGATGTCATTGAGCGGCGTTCCAGTGCCGTGGGAATTGATGTAGTCGATTTGTCCGGGGGAGATCCCTGCCATGGAGCAGGCGGCTTGCATCGTCACGAGCGCGGTATCTCCCATGGGGTGGGGCTGGGTGAGATGGTGGACATCGGTGGCCGCTCCGTAGCCGAGGATCTCAGCGATCACCCTGGCACCACGCGCTTTCGCGGATCCGGCCGACTCCACAACGACAAACCCCGCGCCCTCACCCAAGGCAAGACCATCGCGTGCGGCATCAAAAGGACGGGGGATCCCTGAGGGACTGAGAGCCTGCAGGGCGTCGAATCCGGAAAAAACCAACTGGCACAGCGCGTCGTAACCGCCCGCCAGCACACGATCCGCCCGTCCGGATCTCACCAGATGGAATGCCTGGCCAATGGCGTTCGCTCCGGAGGCGCATGCGTTCGAAACGATGCGGAGAGGCCCCGTCACTCCCAGCTGGCGCGCCATGTCGGTCATCTGCCGCTGTGCCTGGTAGAGCTCCACGCGGCGGAGCTGCGCGGCGCGCCGGACGGGGGAGGCTAGGGCTTGTTTGAAATACTCCTCTCCCACAGGCATCGCGGCGGCGGAGGTTCCGACCACCAGCGGCATTTCCCCTCCTGACAGCCCCGCATCGGCCAGTGCCTCGCGGGCGGCGATCCATGCGAGCCGGGTGCCGCGGTCCATGCGTGACCACGCCTTGCCGGAAATCCCGCCATCCGGTGCCGCGTCCGGCAGATCAACCTGGCCCGCCGTGGCAACACGTTGCCGCGAGACATCGAAAATCGTCACCGGAGAAAACGCCATGCGCCCGGCACGGAAACCGATGGTGTTTTCCTCCGCCCCATACCCCATGGGGGAGAGGATGCCGAGACCGCTCACCACCACGGAGCGCGGTCGGGAGGGCGGTGGGGCGTCGGAGAAATAGGCCACGGGAAAAATGAATCGCAGTTAAGGCTCGTCAGACAGGGCCACTGCTAGCTAGGCACGCACGCACACCTTGTCAAATGCCGTATCACCGCTGGCTAGAAACCTCCCGCCGCTTCGCTTCCCGTCCCGCCATCTACGAGGGCGGCAATGTGCTGACTTTTTCCGACCTGGCGGCGCTGGTCGAATCCGCGCCACCTGCCAACGGCCCGGTCATCGCACGTAGCGGAGAGATGGACTTTTTTGTCGGGATCCTCCGGGCGTGGCGTGATGGTCAGGCGGTCATCCCGGTGGAGCGTGACGCCCCGGAACCGATGTTGAATGGAGAAATTCCCGAGGAAACATGTCTCGTGAAATACACGCCCGGAGCCAGCGGCATCCCGCGCGGGATTTTTCTCAACGCCTCGCAAGTGATCGCGGACGGAGATCGTCTGCATGCGGCCATGGGACTCTCACCCGAAGTGCCGAACCTGTCCGTCATCTCCCTGGCGCATTCGTATGGATTTTCGAATGTGGTGTTGCCCATGATCCTTCACGGCGTGCCCATCCATATCGCTCCCGTGCCATTTCCCAGGGTGATTGAGGAGATTTTCAAACGACACACCGCCCTCGTCCTGCCCGCCGTCCCCTCGATGTGGCGGGCATGGCATCGCGCCGGGATCTTGAGAGGAGCGCCGATCACGCTCGCATTGTCCGCTGGCGCACCGCTGCCGCTCGCGTTGGAAAACGAGGTGTTCTCTTCCTCAGGATTGAAGATCCGGAATTTCTACGGTGCCAGCGAATGCGGTGGAATATCGCTGGACCTGTCCGACAAACCGCGCGAATCGGCGACCGACGTCGGAACCCCGTTGCCGGGCGTCTCGGTGGAGGTCGGCAGGGACGGACGCCTGCTCGTGAAAAGCAGCGGCGTCGCGATTGGCTACGATTCACATCGCGAGGATGACTTGTTGGAAAATGGCAGCTATCTCACTCGGGATCTCGGTTTCCTTGACCCATCAGACAGGCTCCATCTGACAGGCACCCTCGGTGGAGCCATCAATGTGGCGGGTCGCAAGGTCAGTCCGGCGAAGGTGGAGGCCGCGATCTTGTCCACGGGCCTCGTGCGGCGGGTGAAGGTCCATGGGGTCGCAAGCAACGATCCCGAGCGCAATGCGGAAATCGCCGCAGAGGTGGAGGTGATGGAAAATGTCACCCTCTATCAGCTCAAGTCCGCATCCTCGGAAAAGTTGCAGACGTGGGAACTGCCGAGACAGTGGGTGGTGAGGGGGTGAGTGCGGCAATGCGTCAAATTCGGGTGGTTATATCAAACTCTCCACCAGCAGCTCGGATAAAACTCTCCTGATCGTGGAGGAGGTGCCGAACGATTGTTGTCCGTGTAAGAATTCGATCCTCATCAGAGGCGTGGATGACGAACCGGTTCATGAATACCTGGATATGTTTGAGTTCCTTCTTAACAGACGGCATTAATGAAGGACATCATAAAGCCACGGAAACGTCCGATGCTTCCGGGGTGATCACGGAGAATCTTCCTGCCGTAAAACCTCCGCTTGGAGCATCCACGGGGTTTCGGCTTCTCCTTGGGTCGCGGCACTTCCCAACTGTGTTTTTCCTCCGTTCCAGACGATGCCGGTTGTCTTGAAAACATTCTGCGGGCAGCCATGGCGCATCTCGAGATTCACCTCGATAATACCTTCTCCCTCTCCCAGAACGGCATCTGTTTCGAGGGAATTCAGGATCTCTCCTTTGTGGTTCGCTTGCGAGATCAACCCCTTCCCATTACTTATCACGGCGACGGACAACTCGTCCTGTCCGGTGATGGTGACAGCGAGATTCGGTGGATCGAGATGACATCCCATGAAAAGCATGTCCAGTTTTCCAAAGAGCTCCTCATCCGTCGCCAGGATGTGAAGCTGGTCGCATAACGGATCGTAAGAGATTCTTTCACCAGGCTTGAGTGCCAAGCCCGCGAACAATCCGCTGACGTCCCACAAGGGGCGGCCGCTTGCCGCGATTGTTCCGGTTGCCAGATCCACCAATGGGAAATGAAACCTTGGCTTGCGAAAGAAGCCTTCCGGGGGCCTCTCCGCGAAAGGGTCCGCATCGTCCGTCGATTTGTCCGGGGACATTTCGTAAAGAATCTCCGGAGAAATGAGGATCGATTCGAACCAGCCTTCAGCGGACTTGTTCCGGGCCACAAGTGCTCGATCAAGGGGCTTGGCCTCCCCGTTTCTTTCCTCGGAAATCCCGGTTTCCAGAATCTGTCCATCCGGTCGCAAAAGTTGGAAGGTGGCTCTGACTTCGAAGCCCCGCCCGTCGCGAATGCTGCGTCCCAACCGCACGGCACGATTGGCATGCGACCTGACCGCCGTCTGGATCTTCAGGGTTTCATCGCCCTTGGTCAGACTCAGTTGAAATCTGGTGCTGAAGCGAATCTCCTCGTCGACATGCCATTCGTTGATATGAGGGACAGCTTCGAAATCAATGTTCCATGGTCCGCTCGTTTGTTTCAGCGTGACCGGCTTGCCATTGCGGGCGACGACGGAAAACGAACAGGCAGGGCGTGCATCCTTCGTCGCTTGTTTGCCTTCAGCCAATTCGAACACGTCCACAATCACCTTCGCCGACGAGAGGACTTCCCCCATCCGGACCGTGTCGGCGAACATGTAGATGGCCTGCCAGGGACCCTTGCTCACGATCAGTCCGGACGTCTCGTTCCAAATCAGCCAGTCGAGCTTTGTATCCGGCTTGTCCTTTACGGCTGGGACAGGTGGTGTGATATCGTGGAGAATGTCACCTTGGCTGAAGAAGACCGATGGCTCGGGCGGAGCGTCGAGTTTTCGTTTCGGGCCGCCTTCCTGATAGCCTGCGAGGGGGTAGTTCCAGGCGATGATGCTGTTTGAATGCGCGGCGGCGATGGCCAGCAGCCACAGGATGAAAACTCTCAAGCGCATCCTCCCATTCACGATAAAAAGACGGACCCGACAAGCAGTGAATCGTTCACATCAGGGGGGAAGGAGTGCCGCAGTTCCAGCACTCGGTGTAAACACCATCGACAGTCTCTCCGCAGTTCGCGCATTTCCACTCTGGAACGGTCGGTGAGGCCGCGTCCTTTTCCCGGTAATCCCTGATGATCGATAGCGCGCGGTTTTCCTCGCGGTTGTTGAGAACCCATAGCTCCGGATAAACCTGAGTGTAAGGCACCTCTCCGGCGATCCCGGACGCACCCGCGTTACGAAGTTCCGTCCGGATGCCTTCGGACTCAAGGAGGCTCTGCATGTGGCCGACAATGGTGAAGTCGATGTTTTCGAAGACAAGACGCATGGATGCTGGTGTTGGACTGTTTCGGGTCGCTGGTGCGGAGCCA is from Luteolibacter yonseiensis and encodes:
- a CDS encoding LolA family protein translates to MRLLIPFISLLLLATTRADNGPLETWLKRQATITTLDADFVQERKLPALKNPVSTKGRISFAKPDKVRWQLGDPVETLAVSDGETFTLVDTAAKTARRTGVNSPQAARFSLLSGRAFDTVENFQQTFEIIESRVTLGIHQYTLKPKDRKTRSQIPWIFLDIDPVKNELRAMEMELQDKSRLRTVFQNVKFNGRLDDALFKPDLTGYDVK
- a CDS encoding beta-ketoacyl synthase N-terminal-like domain-containing protein gives rise to the protein MRTPLSITGCGAVSPAGWGVAAMMRLLEAGEKPVPSFLERAVGDEIIRTPVLRVPAEGATTPKFARLRRTSPISKFAAAAAMEALGENRLAEVAAGNLRVGVICTLTNGCVNYSNRFFAEALADPSLASPILFPETVFNAPSSHLSALIGSVSPNDTLISDSTGFLSGIDLAVEWIVRGDVDGCLVVASEEIDWLSSEGLLHYSRNYLPAEGGAAVYLEASCGPVELLRLPDPVSLAGAGREQAACEIRRRLGADDDGKTLLVDGRAGIPRYDRPDAVAWEDWQGPRWSPRMLLGEGMGISAALQTVAAVSALESGLFQNAIVAATGANQQSAGMLLGKNP
- a CDS encoding beta-ketoacyl-[acyl-carrier-protein] synthase family protein; translation: MAYFSDAPPPSRPRSVVVSGLGILSPMGYGAEENTIGFRAGRMAFSPVTIFDVSRQRVATAGQVDLPDAAPDGGISGKAWSRMDRGTRLAWIAAREALADAGLSGGEMPLVVGTSAAAMPVGEEYFKQALASPVRRAAQLRRVELYQAQRQMTDMARQLGVTGPLRIVSNACASGANAIGQAFHLVRSGRADRVLAGGYDALCQLVFSGFDALQALSPSGIPRPFDAARDGLALGEGAGFVVVESAGSAKARGARVIAEILGYGAATDVHHLTQPHPMGDTALVTMQAACSMAGISPGQIDYINSHGTGTPLNDIAEGNAIQRWAGDLVEKIRVSSTKSAIGHLLGGAGAVESVICLLAMEGQFLPASLNVREADAVCTFDLVKTPREATLRRVLTNSFGFGGANATLVFGKEGEIS
- a CDS encoding AMP-binding protein → MPYHRWLETSRRFASRPAIYEGGNVLTFSDLAALVESAPPANGPVIARSGEMDFFVGILRAWRDGQAVIPVERDAPEPMLNGEIPEETCLVKYTPGASGIPRGIFLNASQVIADGDRLHAAMGLSPEVPNLSVISLAHSYGFSNVVLPMILHGVPIHIAPVPFPRVIEEIFKRHTALVLPAVPSMWRAWHRAGILRGAPITLALSAGAPLPLALENEVFSSSGLKIRNFYGASECGGISLDLSDKPRESATDVGTPLPGVSVEVGRDGRLLVKSSGVAIGYDSHREDDLLENGSYLTRDLGFLDPSDRLHLTGTLGGAINVAGRKVSPAKVEAAILSTGLVRRVKVHGVASNDPERNAEIAAEVEVMENVTLYQLKSASSEKLQTWELPRQWVVRG
- a CDS encoding DUF2007 domain-containing protein, which produces MRLVFENIDFTIVGHMQSLLESEGIRTELRNAGASGIAGEVPYTQVYPELWVLNNREENRALSIIRDYREKDAASPTVPEWKCANCGETVDGVYTECWNCGTPSPLM